One Danio rerio strain Tuebingen ecotype United States chromosome 7, GRCz12tu, whole genome shotgun sequence genomic window, TAAAGTTCTGCGTGATAACATCCAGGGAATCACCAAACCCGCCATCCGTCGTCTCGCTCGCCGTGGTGGAGTCAAGCGTATCTCTGGTCTGATCTACGAGGAAACCCGCGGTGTGCTCAAGGTGTTCCTTGAGAACGTGATCCGTGACGCTGTTACCTACACTGAGCACGCCAAGAGGAAGACCGTGACCGCCATGGATGTAGTTTACGCGTTGAAACGACAGGGACGCACTCTGTACGGGTTCGGCGGTTAAACGTCTACGATCAGTCCATTAACTaaaggctcttttaagagccacccacATTTTCATAAAAGAGGATTTTGTGTcgtttaatttcagttttaatgTACTTGTGGTCAGGTTTATGTTCAAGTTAAAATTTATCGTATATTTAAACTAACTGGAAGGTACCTGTTTTAGTGAGGAAACATGGGGGGGTTTGAAAGGAGCTTGAATGtagtgtgaattttattttgaacTGTATGCGTCATACTGacaaacttttattatgaaaatttaTCTGCCTGAGTCAGTAGTTCCGGTGAAAAAGTTCAAGCTAAAAGAGCGGGTGGAGATCGCTACTTTACTGAAGACTCGTTACATAAGGGTTAATATTGTTTGCATAAGCACTCTCAGAAGAGGCGCaagcttatgccgagttcagaccgCGTGATTTTAGCCTCGATTTGACCCGCCGACATGTTTTTTAGTGTTTGCAGAATGCTGTGTATATTGTGATTTTAGCCTTGTGTGAAAGCATTTAGGATATAATAGTAAGCAGCTAAGTTTGCATTAAGCTAATTCATGCACTATTgtattaatgtatttgttgtattCTGTTCAGCTTTTACGTtggtgtttgatttaaaaaaataataaaaccatcAGTTAAACTTTACCATCTATCGGGAAGGACATTAGCCGTGAATGTTTTACCATATTTTTTCTACcataaatattagatttttagactttttaaaatgtccaaCCGTATAATTCTGTTttctaattgtgtgtgtgtgtgtgtgtgtaaaactacACAAAAAGACTAGTCCAGTCACATGGAATAACGCGTACTGTATAAATGAGGCTGTTCTTTTGTTTGCACAAGTCTCTatgaaattataattaatttaaaaaggcGCTTGTTTGTAGCTATTAGCatcagttatttatttagttttttttttttcattctatgaAAATTTAGtgttctaaaaatatataattttgagcgGGAAAATAAAACGACGAATGACCATTCTCTATGCGGAAGTGATTCAAGGGCGGGGCCTACAGTTTCAAAGCATACAATTGGTAGATTTGCTTGCCTACTGGTCTCCTTTATGACCAATGAAATCAGCTTCACACATTCATTGCGCCAATGCACATATCATAAAAGGCTGGTTGCTCCTTCGAAAATTTACATAAGGGCCTGATAAATAGCCAGCGTTTCGGCGTTAAACCTATTCAGTTCTGCACCGAACAAATATGCCTGAACCAGCAAAGACCGCACCCAAGAAAGGCTCCAAGAAAGCGGTAACTAAAACCGCCGGCAAAGGAGGAAAGAAGCGCAAGAGGACCAGGAAGGAGAGCTATGCAATCTACGTGTACAAAGTGCTGAAGCAGGTCCATCCTGACACCGGAATCTCTTCTAAAGCGATGGGCATCATGAATTCTTTCGTCAACGACATCTTTGAGCGCATCGCCGGTGAGGCGTCTCGTCTCGCTCACTACAACAAGCGCTCCACCATCACATCCAGAGAGATCCAGACCGCAGTGCGACTACTGCTGCCCGGGGAGCTGGCCAAACACGCCGTGTCTGAGGGCACCAAGGCCGTTACCAAGTACACTAGCTCCAAGTAAAGCGCTGAGTCAACTTCTGCAACTcaaaggctcttttaagagccacccaTATTTTCATCTAAAGagctttttatttgattagtggGTTAATAACCGTCATTTCCAATAAGGTCTCCGCTCCGTGTATGCCTAGTGCAAAAGTGGCCAATCCTCTTCCCGGAGAACTACCATCCTGCAGATTTCAAtagcaacccatatcaaacacgtCTGCTTGACGTCCGTCCTGCCTGCGTTCAgctcctaattaattggttcaggtctgtttgaaatgggtagcaactgaaatttgcaggaaggtGGTTCTCCaaaagggttggccacccctggcctagaGGCACATCTCCAGGGTTGTTTGTTTGTCTCCCCCTCTCTTAGTTGACTTGCATTTAAGCTGGTACAATTAATGTTTTTTGTatcattttatagttattttgtaACTAATTCAGTTGTAATCATTGCAAATTACTGtcttgaaattatttaatttcaaGTATTATGATGTGAATTGtttttgctccatattgcaatTGTTACGAACTTATACAAGtctagggtttttttttttttttttttttttgctgaaaaggTGTAACAAAGACCAAAAGTTGGTAAATAATATGAATTAGAGCTAAtttgaaactaaataaataaacgaggAAAACACACTTTAATCCTCAGCCCCAGAGTGAAGAGTCAACACAAAAGTTTAGAAAACAATCAAGGATTTTTTAATACAGATAAAGAGATTTAACAGAAACTATATCAAAACTGATTTAGTAAAGCCTAaaacaacaaacagaaaacagCTAACTATAAGTTCAGAGGACTAGCTTacctaatgcaaaaaaaaaaaaaaaaaatcaaagatgaAAATCACTACCACATAGTAGCAGATTTTTAGCTATTATAAcagctatatattatatattattatatatattagggctgctcgattatgggaaaaatcataat contains:
- the LOC137496138 gene encoding histone H4, coding for MSGRGKGGKGLGKGGAKRHRKVLRDNIQGITKPAIRRLARRGGVKRISGLIYEETRGVLKVFLENVIRDAVTYTEHAKRKTVTAMDVVYALKRQGRTLYGFGG
- the si:dkey-23a13.16 gene encoding histone H2B-like encodes the protein MPEPAKTAPKKGSKKAVTKTAGKGGKKRKRTRKESYAIYVYKVLKQVHPDTGISSKAMGIMNSFVNDIFERIAGEASRLAHYNKRSTITSREIQTAVRLLLPGELAKHAVSEGTKAVTKYTSSK